Proteins encoded within one genomic window of Marasmius oreades isolate 03SP1 chromosome 6, whole genome shotgun sequence:
- a CDS encoding uncharacterized protein (CAZy:GH43), which yields MLCRLIQILLVSLPFTSFVLGQERWFTTATYKNVNASIAADPHVHWDARTKQYWAYSTDGADEGWHFGIYTSPDLGIWRKLPGGAIKADASTSRLWADDWFWAPECYYNEQTGWYFLFYAGKMLNGTNVAKNFKFPDFEEASKVGVAVSRSPEGPFVNIDSRPIDYYPFDPDYNDVNLIMSPPYLVPPKSFAEGQKAPKGTYIPFIDPNVFFDYGEGGQLDGIYLFFSRNCYRNWIWDDKYGKYVEESNIYVVRLDEAWWWDGEAKTMPGVHSEFRNVNQGKVQNWQSRVNESFPGPDRMDGWISIISRSLQAQIWEDAHVFDYASSNGTKKDRRWSEGSTTVKHLDSSGRPVYFLTYSSNNFESVDYGVGYAFSTSVTGPYTKSDSNPILSQDASRSIYSTGHGSIVSVKQSNEFYYTYHARSSPVAPRSLYNARLFIDPDELYVGFGSNWGDMRIPSGVAPLKMEVNPSSSGYQVEVKSADGTSFNLDHPGNRVRVLVSGLQVEAQMQAEGLVNVNLMDARAKLGVNDTGVTFRYQRARYNSSEGWADVEQFQGAGNAKDAEYVQVIVRL from the exons ATGCTTTGTCGCCTCATCCAAATTCTCCTGGTATCCCTTCCCTTCACGTCTTTCGTCCTCGGGCAAGAGAGATGGTTTACCACTGCAACTTACAAGAACGTAAACGCGTCAATCGCGGCTGATCCTCACGTCCATTGGGACGCAAGAACGAAACAATACTGGGCTTACAGTACCGACGGCGCCGACGAAGGTTGGCATTTTGGGATTTATACCTCGCCGGACTTGGGGATCTGGAGGAAATTGCCCGGAGGTGCGATCAAGGCTGATGCGAGTACTAGTAGGCTATGGGCAGACGATTGGTTCTGGGCTCCAGAGTGTTATTACAATGAGCAGACGGGGTGGTATTTCTT ATTCTACGCTGGAAAGATGCTTAACGGAACTAACGTTGCAAAAAATTTCAA ATTTCCTGACTTTGAAGAAGCGAGTAAAGTAGGCGTAGCTGTTTCTCGCTCGCCAGAAGGCCCTTTCGTCAACATCGATAGTCGTCCGATTGATTACTATCCCTTTGACCCCGACTACAATGACGTTAATCTCATCATGTCACCACCGTATCTCGTACCACCCAAGTCCTTTGCAGAAGGCCAGAAAGCTCCTAAGGGGACTTACATTCCGTTTATCGACCCCAACGTGTTCTTTGACTACGGTGAAGGTGGCCAACTCGACGGGATTTACTTGTTCTTTTCCAGGAACTGCTATAGAAATTGGATTTGGGATGACAAATACGGGAAGTATGTGGAGGAAAGCAACATCTATGTTGTCAGACTGGATGAAGCTTGGTGGTGGGACGGTGAGGCAAAGACGATGCCAGGCGTTCACTCGGAGTTCAGAAATGTGAACCAAGGAAAGGTCCAAAATTGGCAGAGCCGTGTCAACGAGTCCTTCCCGGGACCGGACcggatggatggatggatttCGATCATTTCTCGATCCCTGCAAGCACAG ATTTGGGAGGATGCTCATGTTTTTGACTACGCTTCGAGCAACGGGACCAAGAAAGATCGTCGTTGGTCCGAGGGGTCAACGACAGTCAAACACCTGGATTCATCCGGACGGCCCGTCTATTTCCTAACGTATAGCTCAAACAA TTTCGAGTCCGTGGATTACGGAGTGGGATATGCTTTCTCTACTTCCGTTACTGGACCATACACCAAAAGCGATTCCAATCCGATCCTTTCGCAGGACGCTAGTC GCTCGATCTACTCAACTGGTCATGGTTCGATAGTTTCCGTCAAGCAATCCAATGAGTTTTACTATACTTACCACGCGCGTTCGTCCCCAGTCGCTCCGCGATCCCTCTATAATGCCCGCTTGTTCATCGACCCAGACGAGCTTTACGTCGGATTTGGCTCAAACTGGGGTGACATGCGTATTCCCAGCGGAGTTGCGCCGTTGAAAATGGAGGTCAACCCCAGTTCGTCGGGGTATCAGGTTGAAGTGAAGAGTGCAGATGGCACGTCGTTCAATCTGGACCACCCTGGGAATCGAGTGAGGGTTTTGGTTAGCGGGTTGCAAGTCGAGGCGCAGATGCAAGCGGAAGGACTTGTGAATGTGAATTTGATGGACGCAAGAGCGAAGCTTGGCGTCAATGATACTGGTGTGACATTCAGATACCAAAGGGCGAGATACAATTCGAGTGAGGGTTGGGCGGATGTTGAGCAGTTTCAAGGTGCAGGTAACGCGAAAGATGCTGAATATGTACAAGTTATCGTAAGACTGTAG
- a CDS encoding uncharacterized protein (CAZy:GH76), which yields MRRFKFVECAQDTCFRHSFRCGHREQHDDGRELQSQALIQRRSHRSTLSFVDQYCANFLRDFHQHHQTAMKFLVSSSLSLLLASHTYAACQKYIDAAKTAAKNLQSTYFKNGTYDQAVWISAVDNFYLLQLDAVSGSNISSGVIDTVFLGQEDHLEHGESYDDVQWVSTTYLTAGNLERAKHFYDIASTALDTSTCGGGLFWSGARDYKNAITNELYLATSGQLYEATKEQKYLDNLKNVWKWLKESGMRGANGLFNDGLTKDGTCVNNGQTTWTYNQGVVLVGLGFLSKYAQDESAVTDAFSIMDAIMAQLTIDGALRELCETADENKCNADQASFKGIAIYYMSWFLRISGKDNNGKYANFVKSQADKVLANAQDTEGVFNNYWPAKGAKAAVENASTQAAALGALVGASQLDC from the exons ATGCGACGTTTCAAGTTTGTGGAATGTGCTCAAGACACATGTTTCCGACATTCTTTCCGCTGTGGACATAGAGAACAACATGACGACGGCCGGGAGTTGCAAAGTCAAGCCTTGATACAACGACGATCTCATCGGAGTACTTTATCATTTGTGGACCAATAT TGTGCCAACTTCCTCAGAGACTTCCACCAACATCACCAAACCGCGATGAAATTTCTCgtttcttcctctctctccctcttatTGGCCTCCCATACCTACGCTGCCTGTCAGAAATATATTGACGCTGCAAAAACCGCTGCAAAGAACTTGCAATCAACGTATTTCAAGAACGGAACGTACGATCAAGCTGTTTGGATATCTGCTGTTGATAACTTCTATCTCCTGCAAC TTGATGCTGTGTCTGGCTCAAACATCTCCTCCGGAGTAATTGACACCGTGTTTCTCGGCCAGGAGGATCATCTCGAGCACGGGGAGTCGTACGATGACGTACAATGGGTATCCACCACCTACCTGACCGCTGGAAACCTAGAGCGCGCAAAGCACTTTTATGACATTGCCAGCACGGCGTTGGACACGAGCACTTGTGGTGGTGGAT TGTTTTGGAGTGGCGCCAGAGACTACAAGAACGCTATA ACCAATGAACTGTATTTGGCTACCTCCGGTCAGTTATATGAGGCGACCAAGGAACAGAAATACCTAGACAATCTCAAGAATG TCTGGAAATGGCTGAAAGAATCCGGAATGCGCGGTGCAAACGGAT TATTCAATGACGGGCTCACGAAGGACGGAACATGCGTGAATAACGGCCAAACCACCTGGACTTACAATCAGGGTGTCGTCCTCGTAGGCTTGGGTTTCCTTAGCAAAT ATGCTCAAGATGAATCTGCCGTAACGGATGCGTTCTCGATCATGGACGCTATCATGGCACAGCTGACCATTGACGGTGCTCTCAGAGAGCTTTGCGAAACTGCGGATGAGAACAAATGTAACGCCGACCAAGCATCGTTCAAGGGCATTGCTATCTATTATAT GTCATGGTTCCTACGCATCTCCGGCAAGGATAATAACGGAAAATACGCCAACTTTGTCAAGAGTCAGGCAGACAAGGTGTTGGCCAATGCTCAAGATACTGAAGGGGTCTTTAACAACTACTGGCCAGCGAAAGGGGCTAAGGCGGCCGTTGAGAATGCTTCAACGCAAGCAGCTGCGCTGGGTGCGCTCGTTGGTGCCAGTCAATTGGACTGCTAA